tgatattttgcatatttttattcaaACTCATTCTTTGCAGGTTGTCTCTGAGGATTGAACCTGGGAGCAGTTCGCCTCGCCTCGTATCTTCCAAGGAAGATATTGGAGGTACTgatctgttttttaaatgtaattgtcCTTAAACTAAGTATTCATCTGGATTTTAAAGAAGATTTTGAATTCTGAATGTATAGTCTTACGTAATGGGAATTGAGCTCCCTCTGGGTAAAGATGGCATCCTCTATGGATTAGGCAGTGTCTGGAACTCATCATGACTTGAAGGGTTTTGCAGATGGTTTCTGGAAGGAGTATGAaagaattattttctttaatagagATCATTGACCTTAATGCtcctagaattttttttttccagcagaaACCTCCTCAGTTCTTCTTTGAGCTAATGCTTACCAGGCCAAAGGATTAAAGTCCCTGGTTTGACTGGGCTGATTGTCAAAAGCCCATATTTCCTCTTCCTGTAAGTGACCAGTGTCCCTTACATCATACAGCATGAGGTTTGGGCTGGTTTGTCCCGGGGCTTGTTATGGTTATGCATAGCCTCTAATGTGGAGTGTCACAATAACATCCAGGTATAAGAGATGTTTTCCTGTCAGTTATTACATGTAACCTGTTAGTGTTgcggttttttgttttttacgttTGATACAGTCTTAAAATTTATTGAGCCTTGGGATTCGTGCACACACCTTTTTCTGCTGTTTCACAATCATTATAATGATTCATTTCTCATATCTTCATTGAGCACGCACATACTAGTTTTCACTTAATCGCATAACAAGCTGTTATTTACAAGCCATTGTTCAAACAGATATAACAACTTCTCCCATTTTTCCAACGAGACGGCTCAGCATTAAAGCCGGTAGCATCTATTTTCTTGCCCTAGGCATCCTTTTGTAAAACCTCTAAGTATGAAGTCACTGATGGTTGTGGTCAGAACTAGTGCTGACGACTATGCGCTAATTGGAAAGGAAAGTCTGTTTCCAGTTAGGGGAAAAATTAAAGACACTCGGGGAGTCTGGGACGTTTGCAAATGCCTGCTTACTTCAATACCACAAGCATCACTCTGGATTTATTGTGCAGTGGAAAAAGGCCCCAGACATGACTGTAAGGAATATATGCAGGCTTTAGATAATTACCTAAGTGGATATTCAACATTTTTCACAATTAGCTTATTGTGTGTGATGTTAGATTGTTTTATTAGAAAGGTTTTGGTTTCTCAGGCTGTGCTTGAATTCTAATGTTGTAGCAGTAGATGCTGCAGTAGATAAAGATATTTTTAGTTAGaacatttttaattgtaaacatGTGGCTCTCATGGAAAGAAATTGATCTTTTCTGTACAGGAAAATGAGGTGCATGTCCAAGAATGAGGGTTATAACCACATGTTTGGCATTaaaagtgcaaaagtcttggccaCTTTGGTCAGCAACTTATGTCCAGAGGTTGCTACAATATAAATATGGTGAAGGATATtcaaaataaagtaataagGATGAATAGATTTCAGATAGAGTATTGATAAATAATAAGACATTAAATACCCGCAAGAGGAGGGAGAGTGAGTCGTTAGAGAGTTATTATCACCTTCCTCTCTATAATGACTGTCTTTACTAACTATAATGACTCTTAATTCCTTcactgtttataaaaatgttctCCTCATTACCATAAGTAGGGTAAAATGCATAAGAATATAATGCACTAGAATCAATTCCTGGGAAAATTTTGAAGCAACATGCATGCAATGGTGCATCTAATTTCTTGGACAAACCAGTAAAACTTCTCATTCTGAATACATGCGGTTCCCAAGATATAAGCATTAATATGACTGAGTGCATTGAATGTGTATGTGAGGGGAGGGGGCATTGTTTAGCCCAGTTCCCCTGGTAACGGCCCTGGTGGTGTGGCTGACTCACACACATCGAATGTAACATGATCGCTTCTTGAACAGGAAGGTCACTAGTGCTTTTGAGGTTAAAATATTAGCAACCGTTAGAAATAGAGCTTTCAGTTCCTGGTTGTTTCAGGCAGGAGGCTTTATTcttgataaataattaataaggtTATTAAGTTGAGGGGTCAGGATGGCAATTTTtccaatccttttttttcctggcaGGCTTTAGGAAAAATCTTTACTATAAGAAAGCAATACATTATTATACGAAAATTGGTTTTACATTAAGTCCAAACAAAAATTCGGAACTCCCAAACAGTTAATCCAATCTTATCTAAAATTGAGGAAAAGATAGTTAGAGAgaattccgttagtgtgttgcTGATTCACTCTCTATACCTTCTAGAAGGCCTGTTCTGAAGAGATTGCCTAATTTTAAGCAATATGATTTGATTTTAACATCTGATTAAAGTAGTAAACATTTCTTAGTTGTTCAACATGATGAGTTTTCTGATTGGAGCAAAAATGAGCGAGTTAGAACCATGGGAGACCAGATGTTTGGCACAGGTTCCAAACCACTACAAAACAGTGTATTGTTCATGTATTCAGATATTTTTATGGAAAAAGATGGTgtggttggtgatattaacaGTATCAAAAGTTTGACGTTTGTCTGGTTGCTTGCAAACCAGGACCTTCAGAAGAGGCATTCTCAGTGAAGTATAACCGGAGACCAACCTGTCCTGATACCtcagttgtagcccatctgcctacaccaccaccagcccgGCACAGAAAAAGCCACAGCCTTGGAAATAAGTGAGTAGTGTGTATAAGAATTAAAGCTATTAtgagatgaataaaaaatttgtgCATATGACTTCTGTTAAAACAAATCAGTCAAACCTTTGTCACTGAAAGATGTTTACCATTTTTAGAAAATCTTAGTGatgataaaaacacatttagtaACAGTGcttaaaattttaatgtaataaataaattgtaattacTACTGATCAAAAATTTTTGGTCTTAAAAATCAGGTAATCATATAAAACCTGTTAAAACAATACATATCTAAGTTGAAGGCTATTTAGTAGTTGGTTTGCggatatttttttctgctttaagTCAGCATGTTTCTGCCAGCATTTAATCAATgtttacagaaagaaaaattactcgttttcatctctctctctctttgtccccTCTTTGTTTAGCATGATGTGCCAGTTTGGAGTAGCAGAGAGTAAGAGTGCCACTTTTTCTGTAAAGGAAAAGGCTCGTCATCTACTGGACGACAGTTTTTTAGAGTCACACAGCCCCATCAGGAATCATACACATGACTCTGTGTTCACCAACGGCATCTCATTAGGTCTTTATTTCTAGACACATCTTTTTTCACACCTTTGTTTCCACAGTCTAAATTGCTACGTTTGCAGTGCGTTTCTTgtgtcaaaaaaagaaaaaaactttgagACGGaatatattttagtgttttaggCTGCATGGAATATATCTCTAAATATCATCGGATTATCAAGGATCCAATGATATTGAGCAGTGTTAGtgtatattagtgtgtgtgtgtgtgcgtgtgtgtgtgtgtgtgtgtgtgagagagagagaatcttaAGTAAGAGGACAGGAGGAATCAACCCCTCCCGTCTCCCCTttttcatcttacacagtaaacctttttcctttcttatttgaatttcacacaaacacacacacacacacacaagacacacacacactaacggttGGGGATTGGGTTAGGTGTAAAGacgagagtgtgtatgtgaaggggcacggtgtcaaataacgcgcacgcacacacacataacgattacccacaattccgcagcgtctcagttgtgatcatgtgacgctcggcatcaaaacaagaagtgcatgcgtgatccatgatactcggtactcgtaaaccaagacttgctcgtcaaaatgtattaaaaatctttgctcatcttgagGAACACTCGCAAATCCGCGTTACTTCACTGTATGTAATAATCAACACATTCATGAAATCATGACCTTACACAATTTAGTCAGTTTACTGATTAGGTGTGGTCTTGAGTAGTTCTTGTACTGACTTGCTATATTATTTGCGTGAGGAGAAAAGCTCTGTGCAATTAATGTTCAAATGTTCGCTCATAAATAGCTAGCAattttcttgcaaaaacagcAGCTCAAAATCTCCaattttttatcttatattactgtatgtgtgaaatATGTTCAACGATCACAACACAACATAAGGCAAAGAGGAGTAATGACTTGGTTTCATTCTGCCTAATACAGTATTGATTTGTCTTCCCTATAAAATGAACTctctaatattttgttggatAACAGGCTGTGGGGCCTGTTAGCCATGGGACTGTTTTAACAACACACAATGAAGTTCCTTTCAGAGTTGCATTACTTTCTGGCCAATATTGATGATAAGAAAGCTATGTTGTTGAGCCTACAGTTGACCTGATGAATTGAAGCTACAGTTGATGAGTGCATCAAAAGACCACTTGGCctttttgcattgttttaaaCTCTAACCTTTATGTTCCCTAGCAACAtatagccttttttttctaattagctTTACTAATAAGTGAATTTCCTCTGTTTACTCCTAATTCTATAAACTGTTACAAGCATGGTTGTGGCTTCTACTGTTATTTTCTTCATAAGGGCAACTTTACCATgcatttaaatactgtaaactCCAATCACAGTCTaacatgatatatttttttttatttcaagacACATTTCTTCAGCTACCTAGATCATCACTATTCTTTGAAGTTTcaataatgtgttaaatatgttctTAACACAAGTCCAGTAATGTCAGCAGTCTtacttgttttctttgcttgacgcAGTCCAAccatttgacccttctgaaacacagtAGCATCTTTTAAATAACAACAGAATATAGCATGGTGGTTTTAAAACATGAGGCTAATGATGAGATACTCACATTAGTAGGGTTTAAAGAACtattgccagctgaaacatagTAATTAAAGGagtaattacttaattaatggAGAATTATCTAATATACACTCAcaggccactttattaggtataAACTTTATTAGGGATTAATTGTTCCTCTTATAGTTTCAACGAGGTCCTAGAAATTCTTTAGTCCAGAGGTTTTAGTCCATAGCTACTGTACATGATAGGCTTACACAGCTGCAGAGTTGTCTCCTGCACATCCACGATGGGAATCTCCCATTACACCACGTGCCAAAGGTGCCTGtactggattgagatctggtgactctgGAGGCGATTTGTctaaatacaaatattcataAGTATTTGCTTACaagtatttatacagtacagtcaggTCCATAGATTTTTGGACAAAGATAAGTTTATTGGCATttggcctctgtacaccaccaaTTTCATTTTCATACACCCTTACCCCCgaatttcatttaaatctattttcttcttcttctctcccccGCCCCCAAGGCAGGGTCAATTATTAGAGAATAAATACCTTAGCAGGATTACTGGAAGAAATGTTTTATGGTTGTCTGTCACTAGATGGCAGCATTTAAAAGCTATACAATGTAACTTGTTAAATTAcatgtcacatttttttttttttttttgctactgatggcacttagttagtgAGCTAGTAACCCAGTATAAGTATCTATCCAGTCacagaaactttaaagcactttttgtaagtcgctctggatttttattatcattttctgTATTCATTCTTCTTTTTTGATCTTGTGCAGGAAGTAGAGAAAGCATCTTCAGTGATGAGTTGTCATCTACTGCTGAAAGGTGAAGtgcttcagtgttttgtaaaataatcagTCACTCTAAAAatgtctcagaaaaaaaaaggtttatattgCAGTACTTGTTTAATTACCATGAATTTACAGATATCGATTCAAAGTCAAGTAACATCTGTAagaaaatacaaattatgagaTAAATGTTACATTGCACTGTGGtctattttattaaattgtatcATTTTTTTCAGAGGTCGTATGTACGCTACTCTTGGCCCAAATTGGAGGGTTCCAGTCCGTAACTCTCCGCGAAGCAGAAGCTATGTTTACAGGTAAACACACTTACTGTGTGGCTGTATGGTTATActgataataaaacaaaaaacgccTAAAGATAACTAAATTATTTCTTGTGATGAACTGATTCTGTTAATTCTGTTATGgtgtacagtcatgtgtaaaagtcctcttttaattttatatttatgtgtaaaaacataataaaaaaaattaagccaaaaagaaaaaaaaactgtgggcAATGCAAAGCTCCCCCATAATTCAGTAGGTTGTACAATCTCTCACATCGTTTTGGTCCATTCTTTGGGGCAATCGCTTATACACGTTATGAACGATCTCCGAGATGATAGGTGCTTTAGATCATCGTCCTGTTGCAGGATTCCAATTTTTAACCTTTAGCTGTCGGACAGATGGTGTCACATTtacctctagaatactctggtatacagaggagtcCATGTTCGCCccaatgactgcaaggtgcaCAGGTCCtatagctaaaaaaaacaagcccaaatcatcacgcCTCCACTGTTGTGCTTGACAGTGTGcatgagtttgtttgttttttggcttcatttctttgtgaaggaggcaaattatttaatattctcTGTATTCACTGAGAAataaaaattgatttaaaaagtattttacataaaatgcTGTTGCAGTGAACATATTTTGCtatttttactcttttaaaGCCAGAGTCTGGAAAACAATGTTTAAGCTCAAACTTTGGTTTTGAAATCCTTCCTATTTTCTAGGTCACAGTTTGCCAAGTATTTGTTTGTATAAGATTGTATAAGAGATCCATTAGAAAACCACATGGTATTCTTTGTACAATATTTGTAGTACAAAAAGTTCTAAAGCATTTAAGATTGTTGTTTCTTTGGCTCAGTGTCCCAGGGGCTATGTCCAGTTATGAATGCAGTTCGCTAAGCAGTATCACCATTGAAGGGCCTCTGCGGAGAAAGACGGTGATGAAAGAGGGCAAGAAACCTACAGTGAGTATATTATCACATGTCCTTAATCAAATATACAACTATACTCACTATACGGTACTGTGAAAGCTATTTGCgcttttgtgattttatttattttattattttgcaattttttcACACTTTAATGATTAAGATTATcaaacaaattataatattgcacaaagataacccaagtaaaatgcagtttttaaatacttatttcacTTACCAGGGGAAAAACTCTCCAAACCTGCCTGGACCCAAGTGAAAAcgtaattgcccctaaacctaacaACTTGGCGGTAACAACTGCAACTAAGCATGACTGGCAGTGGGTCTTTAACCTCGCTGTGGAAGTGCAGTGTCCACTCTACTTGGCCCTCTCTTCAttacagaattgttttaattcagccacattaaagcatttttttcaggAACAAATGGCCTGTTTAGGGTCATAATACAGCATCTTAATCGGATTTAAGTTAGAAATTGGACTAGGCCACTCCATTGGCTTTCaccttggaactctcccatggatgccatttttgcccagtttttgtcttattgttaaatcatgaacattgttctttagatgttgtcctgtgttttttttttttttttttttttttgctcctggATAAGTCGTCATGCTCTTAGAGAAACATTTGTAGGCCAGCCCCTCCTAGGAACGTTCACCACTGTTGCAAGTTTTCTCCAGACAgtgggcaaatactttttaaaagcactgtacacttaaaaaacaaaatgataatgtGATCAGCAGAGAGATTAGGAAGAAGGTTTTAATGAGTCTACAGGTAGGGAGGTGGAGGGATACATTGGTGAGAAGAGGCATGAACATCAGTAAGAGCAAGTCCAAAACGGCATCAGTTGAAGTGGAAAAGACTACAATTAGGCTGGAAAATAAACTTAAGGCCAAAAAGAAAGATTTGCAAGGAaattatctgaaaaaaaaagagtaatatttgtttaaaaggcCCAAACCCAAAAGGGTGGGGGAAATGTGCAATCGCAATGAGTAGAGATGGAAAGGATTAGACCACTTATGAGAGCAGCTGAAAAAGAAGATTCCAAAGAAAAACCACAGGGAGTAGTTTATTGATAGGAGTTTAGTTATAGAGATGTTAATTGATAAATGCTTCTTAAATCTGCAAGGTCTCAATACTGTTTGTTACTGAGcttctattctttttttctcttttgtgcCAGTTGTCATCCTGGAAGCGATACTGGATTGTTCTTACTGGCACAACTCTAATATACTTTGGCTCTAAAGCTTTAAGAGCAAATGAAAGGAGACATGTAAGTGGTCAATTCTATattatgtgttgtttttttttgtttgtttgtttgtttgtttgtttgtttttgttttttggtccaATGTACATCCTGAAACACGTTAAATATGTCTATACTGAAATACAGCTGGGTCCGTAAGTATTAGGGCAGGACCTTCTTTTTGCTTCTGTACACCACCAGAACGGATATATATTGAGCaactaatacagtatgtgtttgaaGTAGAACCGTACAACTTTAAATTAAGGGATTTAACCTAAATATGCCTCGGTTGCAGCCAGGTTCCTCCATTTTTACATGCTAAAAAGAATTGGGCAACTTGCTGATAAGCAGTTTGACTGTCACATTACTTGGttctttaattataaattaaagaaCTAAAAGGtctaaaattgatttaaaatgttgAGTTTGCATTTTATAGCTGGAAGCCTAAATTTGCAATCCAAAGAGGTGTCCGTTCAGGTGGAAGAGGCTACGATTAGGctggaaaacaaaaacagcagacACTTGAGGAAGGCCAAAGAGGTCTCTCTTTGGCCAGAGATACTGTAGTCTCTCAATTTTAGTCCCCTTAAACCCTTATTAATTTTTGCTGCCGTTCCTACCAGGAGGGCCATCCCAGGaaggcgagaccaaaacctacctctgccgctgacgagaagttcatttagagttatcagcctgaaaacgaccaattaacagcacctcagattagaggcgttatgtagtctttatagagcataagtagcagaaacatctcaccattaactgttcaaaggaaattaatgcatttttggacgccttcagcattcctttacaatgtagaaagaaataaaaatcaggaaccatcatggagttagaaagtgttctgaAACTTTTTAACGGTAGTGTAGGTTTCTGTTCTCATTACACAACCCCTCATACATTTACATCTGTGGCTGGTCAGTTTCAAGTTCCTTGGTCCTTGTTTTTTCTAGTACAAATCGAGGCCTTGTAAGAAGATCTCATTAACCGGATGGATGGTGGTGCTCCCTGATGATCCAGAGCAACCAAACATTTTTCAGCTTAATGACCCTGATAAAGGTACTctggcttttgcattttattttaggcTTTTTGGAATAGCCTAAagattacattttacatttaattacttttaatatgAGATATTAGGCACTTgactatttgtttattttttaatttacgtATTACGATTTGGTCTAAAATAAATGCCAGTGTTTGGCGGTGTtgatgttttgttaatttacatgtgtgtgtgtgtgtgtgtgtgtgcatacttgtttttgtctgtttaggTAATGTTTACAAGTTCCAGACTGGATCTCGCTTCTCTGCAATCATCTGGCATAAACACCTGGCTGAGGCCTGCCGTTGCATAAGGCCACAGGTAAATTCTGAATTATGAATATgttaaagaaagggaaaaaaaggcgGGGGGGCCTTTCATATTGAAATGTAACATCAAGCCTGCAGTAGTGATGGACATTAAACTCTAAGCTAAACCTGTAATTGTTAGTCACGTCTAGgaagattttaaaataagataatgGTTTAAGTCAACTATGTAAAGggttgtcttttttcttttttgtagaaAGTTCACCATTAGTAGATTGGAATCTCTGCCCTAGATCGAAGATTGAACTAAACTGATGTGTTAAATGTTATCATTTTTGAAAGtaataatgcattattattatgatgattgtCCTTAGGGTGATGAGATTAAAATTACCGGTGCTTGAGCGGCCCTACAAAGGGTCCAAAATCACCTATAACTGAATGAAAAACCCCATAATTATAACCAATAAAAACCACAGCCATTGCCATAAGAATTTGACTTAAAAGTAAGGGGGAAATATACTTGCTGTCAAACCATGCGTTCACACAGTTAACCAGCAACATTGTGAGCATATTTGTTCATATAGTTGCCTGAAGATTACACCTGTTACCAGGGGACACTAGTGGGAGGTACACTGGAAAATTCGATCAGACAGTTTTGCATAAAGTAAATGAATACGGCAGTTACTTGAGGAGCTTAGTTTCTATGtcgactgttttttttttttttttatgcaaacagACTAACATCACATGGGAATAACAGAACAACAgatgaacaacaaaaaaaggaacagaTGGCAATATATGTAAAATGACAGTTGGGAACAAAGAAAAGAAGTATTGATAAATTATTACTTATAACTACTCTgcatgtatgagtgtgtatgtgagtgtatatgtgtttcTAAGTGTAGGGGTGGAAGTATGTgagtgaatgaaaatgaaaagtgaaagatgTTTAACCAGCATAAAAATAACAAGAACGAAACAGATCAGTACTGCTATAACTGCTGatgataatacaataataatgataacaataataattacttttCATTAAGAATAATATGGGTGAGAGAATGAAGAGACAaggtaattaaaaatataataataataattattattattattatataaacaattaaaacttaacAACAGAAGGAACGAAAGGGTACAAGGAAGCAAgagggaaaataataataataatttgttgttATTAACTAATGCAACCCTTGATCCACATGGCATGTCGACTGTTTTGACATGCATATTTGGCACTATGCAATGGTAAAGATATGTCATACAGGTTGGGGTAGTTTTAGAGCTTGTGGAACAACTTTTCCAAACTTTCTCCCTGCTGATCACACTGCCCTAACCGTTTACATGCACCTCGCAGACAcgttgtgtttatttctgagGACGTGCACAAGCTATGCACCAAAAGAACACAGAATACACAAGGCATCATTGTGCCCATACTAACAGTACAAAGTGATGTTAAACCTCtaaaagctatatatatatatatatataatagccatggaaaaagaaagaagaaaacaaagaagaaaatgcTAAATATATGTGCACTGAAATATACGTAAATCACAAATATTATCTTGTCTTTTTCAGATACCAGCCAACTTAATGTCTTTTGAATAGCTGCCACATTGTGAAGGACAAAACTgggccaggaaaaaaaaagttcaaaagagAAATTCCCTAAAGTCAAGTTTAACGCTTTATGGTGTTATGGTGATAGTATTTTGTCTTGTAATTATATAACTGCCCTGTTGATCAGGGTATCATATACATGGACTTTTGATGTGTGGGTTCTGTGCAATTTAGAAGTGTCCTAGAGAGAATGTGCCGAAGAAGAACAGGAAAAATGAAGAGAACATAATGATACCAAAAA
This region of Clarias gariepinus isolate MV-2021 ecotype Netherlands chromosome 9, CGAR_prim_01v2, whole genome shotgun sequence genomic DNA includes:
- the ralgps1 gene encoding ras-specific guanine nucleotide-releasing factor RalGPS1; translation: MYRKNGLPVSVSITSATQDSSSSESLDWQSLDSAKSYDAVVFDVLKVTPEEFAGQITLMDAPVFKAIQPEELASCGWNKKEKHNLAPNVVAFTRRFNQVSFWVVREILTAQTLKIRAEILGHFIKIAKKLLELNNLHSLVSVVSALQSAPIFRLSKTWTLISRKDKTTFEKLDFLTSKEENYTRMREHIKSLKMVPCIPYLGIYLFDMTYIDSAYPATDSIIETEQRANQMNNLLRVISDLQVSCNYDHLLTLPHVQKYLMSVRYIEELQKFVEDDNYTLSLRIEPGSSSPRLVSSKEDIGGPSEEAFSVKYNRRPTCPDTSVVAHLPTPPPARHRKSHSLGNNMMCQFGVAESKSATFSVKEKARHLLDDSFLESHSPIRNHTHDSVFTNGISLGSRESIFSDELSSTAERGRMYATLGPNWRVPVRNSPRSRSYVYSVPGAMSSYECSSLSSITIEGPLRRKTVMKEGKKPTLSSWKRYWIVLTGTTLIYFGSKALRANERRHYKSRPCKKISLTGWMVVLPDDPEQPNIFQLNDPDKGNVYKFQTGSRFSAIIWHKHLAEACRCIRPQIPANLMSFE